One genomic region from Rothia dentocariosa ATCC 17931 encodes:
- the ppk2 gene encoding polyphosphate kinase 2: protein MTEKNLQPATEQVESTVPETAPQSSDVADPAVSEKKHAIKEALKPQVRRTSVVEDYAAELDEMASLTHALSGNKKSSRGDAWKIGYPYDEKLGRKAYEKEKRALQIELLKLQLWAKSTGQKILIIFEGRDAAGKGGSIKRFTEHLNPRGARVVALEKPTDIEQTQWYFQRYIKHLPSGGEIVMMDRSWYNRAGVERVMGYCTQAQYFEFMREVPDLERMLVNSGIKLIKFWFSVTKQEQLARFTSRRTDPVRQWKLSPTDLASLDKWDDYTAAKEAMFFYTHTGDAPWTVIKSNDKKRARLEAMRYVLSQFDYTSKDREVVGTCDPLIVRSATDVFEEEGGSDPEGFPVIQ from the coding sequence ATGACAGAAAAGAACCTTCAGCCCGCAACGGAGCAGGTCGAGAGTACCGTACCCGAAACTGCTCCTCAGTCTTCCGATGTTGCAGATCCAGCCGTATCAGAGAAAAAGCACGCTATTAAAGAAGCTCTCAAACCCCAAGTTCGTCGCACCTCGGTGGTTGAAGACTATGCGGCAGAACTGGATGAAATGGCATCTCTCACCCATGCTCTGAGCGGAAATAAGAAAAGCTCAAGGGGCGATGCCTGGAAGATTGGCTACCCCTACGATGAAAAACTCGGTCGTAAAGCATACGAAAAAGAAAAACGCGCACTGCAGATTGAGCTTCTGAAGCTCCAGCTATGGGCAAAATCGACCGGGCAGAAAATCCTCATTATTTTTGAGGGACGCGATGCTGCGGGTAAGGGTGGTTCCATCAAACGCTTTACGGAACACCTGAACCCCCGTGGGGCTCGCGTGGTGGCTCTTGAAAAGCCAACCGATATTGAACAGACTCAGTGGTATTTCCAGCGCTATATCAAGCACTTACCCTCTGGTGGCGAGATCGTCATGATGGACCGTTCCTGGTACAACCGCGCCGGGGTTGAGCGTGTGATGGGCTATTGCACGCAGGCCCAGTACTTCGAGTTTATGCGCGAAGTACCCGACCTGGAGCGTATGCTCGTGAACTCGGGCATTAAGCTCATTAAGTTCTGGTTCTCAGTTACCAAGCAGGAACAGCTGGCACGCTTTACCTCACGCCGTACTGATCCTGTTCGTCAGTGGAAGCTATCACCTACTGACCTAGCTTCGCTCGATAAGTGGGATGATTACACTGCTGCGAAAGAAGCCATGTTCTTCTACACCCATACCGGCGATGCTCCGTGGACCGTTATTAAGTCAAATGATAAGAAGCGTGCTCGTTTGGAAGCCATGCGTTACGTGCTTTCACAATTCGACTACACCTCAAAAGACCGTGAAGTCGTGGGAACTTGCGATCCTTTGATTGTACGTTCTGCAACGGATGTTTTTGAAGAAGAAGGCGGCAGTGACCCCGAAGGTTTTCCTGTCATCCAATAA
- the rpsI gene encoding 30S ribosomal protein S9, producing the protein MAQNEEQIVVEEELTSYTSESAAPVAAAAQTSRPALTVAGAAVGRRKEAVARVRVVPGSGNWTINGRSLDSYFPNKLHQQDVNQPFKILELEGAYDVIARISGGGPSGQAGALRLGIARALNEIDRENNRPALKKAGFLTRDARVIERKKAGLKKARKASQFSKR; encoded by the coding sequence GTGGCTCAGAACGAAGAGCAGATCGTAGTCGAGGAAGAGCTCACTAGCTACACCTCGGAATCCGCAGCCCCCGTCGCGGCGGCTGCACAGACAAGCCGTCCGGCACTGACTGTTGCAGGTGCTGCAGTCGGTCGTCGTAAGGAAGCAGTGGCACGTGTTCGCGTGGTTCCCGGTTCCGGTAACTGGACCATTAACGGCCGTAGCCTGGATAGCTACTTCCCCAATAAATTGCACCAGCAGGATGTGAACCAGCCGTTCAAGATCCTGGAACTTGAAGGTGCTTACGATGTGATTGCACGCATCAGCGGTGGTGGTCCCTCCGGTCAGGCAGGCGCGCTGCGCCTTGGTATCGCTCGTGCCCTCAACGAGATTGATCGTGAGAACAATCGTCCCGCGCTGAAGAAGGCAGGCTTCTTGACTCGCGACGCACGTGTTATCGAGCGTAAGAAGGCCGGTCTCAAGAAGGCACGCAAGGCTTCGCAGTTCTCCAAGCGTTAA